A section of the Diabrotica virgifera virgifera chromosome 8, PGI_DIABVI_V3a genome encodes:
- the LOC126890141 gene encoding probable cyclin-dependent serine/threonine-protein kinase DDB_G0278487: MDTFGPPAWFLQMKADEEKRRQEEKEENEKRREVKEKRRQEEEELKEKRGQKEEEEKERQNKLVQKQNNLKTDLENKIDEQQNYLRLLHQQIDLKIDLENKIKQQQNDLKSNLERQIVELETKINTQASLSHIISVTNIESEQTASSSFIVQPDTMRNSKLLKPPTFDGQTT, from the exons ATGGATACGTTTGGACCCCCAGCATGGTTTTTACAAATGAAAGCagatgaagagaaacgtaggcaagaagagaaagaggaaAATGAAAAGCGTAGGGAGGTGAAGGAGAAGCGTAGACAAGAAGAGGAAGAGTTGAAAGAGAAGCGTGGACAAAAAGAGGAAGAGGAGAAGGAGAGGC AAAATAAACTAGtacaaaaacaaaacaatttaaaaaccGACTTAGAAAACAAAATAGACGAACAACAAAACTATTTAAGACTATTACATCAACAAATCGATTTAAAGATTGatttggaaaataaaataaaacaacaacaaaaCGATTTGAAATCTAATTTAGAAAGACAAATAGTTGAGTTAGAAACAAAAATTAATACCCAAGCATCTTTATCTCATATTATTTCAGTAACTAATATCGAATCAGAACAAACAGCTTCATCATCTTTCATAGTTCAACCAGACACAATGAGAAATAGCAAACTTTTGAAACCACCCACCTTCGATGGCCAAACAACATGA